The following are encoded together in the uncultured Sphaerochaeta sp. genome:
- a CDS encoding cupin domain-containing protein: MSSKQDGFEVVAEGVKRKILSYNETIMAVEVHFEAGGVGSVHSHPHTQLTYVLEGSFSFTIDGKPVEVSKGDTLVFEPNVKHGTTCLEKGLVLDVFTPYREDFVG, translated from the coding sequence ATGAGTTCAAAGCAAGATGGATTTGAGGTAGTGGCTGAGGGTGTGAAGCGTAAGATTCTCTCCTACAATGAGACAATCATGGCAGTGGAAGTCCACTTTGAAGCAGGTGGAGTTGGTTCCGTGCACTCCCATCCCCATACCCAGTTGACCTATGTGTTGGAGGGCTCTTTTTCCTTTACCATCGATGGAAAGCCTGTAGAGGTTTCAAAGGGAGATACCCTTGTCTTTGAACCAAATGTAAAGCATGGGACCACCTGCCTGGAGAAGGGATTGGTTCTGGATGTATTCACTCCCTATAGGGAAGATTTTGTGGGGTGA
- a CDS encoding ATP-binding protein, which translates to MERKKGRKKDPMNESGIRSLLLETSGTSFEACRSLEQDLTFITLKEEMDKRQIAFGSAQMETLKMIGSDKLFTNLAMLLSDQCSYTCKVAVFQGRDFAVFRDRKEFSGSVLKQLSDVYRFLATYNKTKARFNGLLREDTLDYPQEAIREALLNSIIHRDYLFSGSTIINVFDDRIEFISLGGLMRGLSMEAITMGISQSRNPNLASVFYRLQLVESYGTGIRKIMHLYKEYLRKPEFKAAEGAFSCVLPNSNEEGTYTQKHEYHEDSVGESLNAEKASILYHAKARGSISRKEVEDLVGLKTTKAFRLLKELCAEGQLTQQTCGKFTRYIPLGE; encoded by the coding sequence GTTTGAAGCATGCAGAAGTTTGGAACAGGACTTAACATTCATAACTTTGAAAGAGGAGATGGATAAACGACAAATTGCCTTTGGTTCAGCCCAGATGGAAACCCTGAAAATGATAGGCTCAGATAAACTTTTTACCAATCTTGCTATGTTGCTTTCCGACCAATGTTCGTATACCTGTAAGGTGGCTGTATTTCAGGGTCGGGATTTTGCAGTCTTTCGCGATAGGAAAGAATTTTCTGGATCTGTTCTGAAACAGCTTTCAGATGTGTATAGATTTCTTGCTACTTACAATAAAACAAAAGCACGATTCAACGGGCTGTTGCGGGAAGATACCTTGGATTATCCACAAGAAGCTATTCGTGAAGCACTATTGAATAGCATAATTCATCGTGACTATCTTTTTTCAGGAAGTACGATTATCAATGTATTTGATGATCGTATTGAATTTATTTCTCTTGGGGGTTTGATGAGAGGTCTTTCCATGGAGGCAATCACCATGGGAATTTCTCAGTCAAGAAATCCAAATTTGGCTTCAGTGTTTTATCGACTACAGTTAGTGGAAAGTTATGGGACAGGTATTCGAAAGATTATGCATCTCTATAAGGAATATCTAAGAAAACCCGAATTTAAAGCTGCTGAAGGTGCATTCTCCTGTGTCCTCCCAAATAGCAATGAAGAAGGCACGTATACCCAGAAACATGAATATCATGAGGATAGCGTTGGAGAGTCTCTGAATGCGGAGAAGGCATCCATTCTATACCATGCTAAAGCAAGAGGTTCCATTTCCAGGAAAGAAGTGGAGGACCTTGTGGGGCTGAAGACAACAAAAGCCTTCAGGCTGCTCAAGGAGCTGTGTGCTGAAGGACAACTCACGCAACAGACTTGTGGGAAATTCACCCGATATATTCCCCTTGGGGAGTAA